One segment of Thermococcus sp. AM4 DNA contains the following:
- a CDS encoding ZPR1 zinc finger domain-containing protein, which translates to MGEKKGEKVEVKPELGEVHVISLGDCPICGGKNTLKAIQHIHEIPYFGKVMESTIICEKCGYRNADVMILEDRPPKLYTVKVENEKDLFTRVVRSKSGTIELEEIGVKIEPGPAAEGFVTNVEGVLERVRETLLMAREFRKQEGDEEAVKKADEILQYIEDVKEGKKPLTVKIADPLGNSALIGEKVKSRLLTEEEIQKLSLGPYQIVNPEELEGAENGKPNSNTEESDNEGKAQG; encoded by the coding sequence ATGGGAGAGAAGAAAGGAGAGAAGGTTGAGGTTAAGCCCGAACTCGGCGAGGTTCATGTCATAAGTCTCGGTGATTGTCCCATCTGCGGTGGAAAGAACACGCTCAAGGCCATTCAGCACATCCACGAGATTCCCTACTTCGGCAAGGTCATGGAGAGCACGATAATCTGCGAGAAGTGCGGCTATAGAAACGCGGACGTCATGATACTCGAGGACAGGCCGCCAAAGCTCTACACGGTTAAGGTCGAAAACGAGAAGGACCTCTTCACCCGCGTCGTCAGGAGCAAGAGCGGAACCATAGAGCTGGAGGAGATAGGCGTCAAGATTGAACCCGGACCGGCCGCTGAGGGCTTCGTCACCAACGTTGAGGGAGTACTTGAGCGTGTTCGCGAAACGCTCCTGATGGCGAGGGAGTTCAGGAAGCAGGAGGGCGACGAAGAGGCCGTGAAGAAGGCCGACGAGATACTCCAGTACATCGAGGACGTCAAGGAAGGGAAGAAACCGCTGACGGTGAAGATAGCCGACCCCCTCGGCAACAGTGCGCTCATAGGCGAGAAGGTCAAGAGCAGGCTCCTAACCGAGGAGGAAATCCAGAAGCTGAGCCTCGGGCCTTACCAGATAGTTAACCCGGAGGAGCTTGAGGGGGCAGAGAACGGAAAACCGAACAGCAACACGGAAGAAAGCGACAATGAAGGAAAAGCTCAGGGGTAG
- a CDS encoding OadG family protein produces MSQLVEGGWITVIGITVVFAILTILAIVMYAIGAFERGMTRKAEKAEEKAIEETKEEIEVVEEIPPRDLAIITASILAYLAKKAEIARPLPFRRKVSDAWRLYGLQSGMDEVENFNYEMRKW; encoded by the coding sequence ATGAGCCAGCTCGTTGAAGGCGGATGGATTACCGTCATAGGAATCACCGTCGTCTTCGCAATACTCACCATTTTGGCTATAGTGATGTACGCCATAGGCGCCTTCGAGCGCGGGATGACGAGGAAGGCCGAGAAGGCCGAGGAAAAGGCCATTGAGGAGACGAAGGAGGAGATTGAGGTTGTGGAGGAAATCCCTCCGAGGGATCTGGCAATCATAACCGCCTCAATTCTCGCCTATCTCGCGAAGAAGGCGGAAATTGCCCGCCCGTTGCCCTTTAGGAGGAAGGTTTCCGACGCCTGGCGCCTCTACGGTTTACAGAGCGGTATGGATGAGGTTGAGAACTTCAACTACGAGATGAGGAAGTGGTGA
- a CDS encoding ribosome assembly factor SBDS, producing the protein MPISVDKAVIARLKTHGETFEILVDPYLARDFKEGKEVPIEEILATPYVFKDAHKGDKASEHEMEKIFGTSDPYEVAKIILRKGEVQLTAEQRRQMLEDKKKYIATIIHRHAVDPRTGYPHPVDRILRAMEEAGVHVDLFKDAEAQVPKVIKAIRPLLPIKLEVKVIAVKIPSDYVGRAYGEVRKFGNIKREEWASDGSWMFLIEIPGGIEEEFYEKLNALTKGTAITKLIERKGL; encoded by the coding sequence ATGCCTATCAGCGTGGATAAAGCCGTCATCGCCCGTCTCAAAACCCACGGCGAGACCTTCGAGATACTCGTTGATCCCTACCTCGCGAGGGACTTCAAGGAGGGCAAGGAGGTTCCCATAGAGGAGATCCTCGCCACTCCTTACGTTTTCAAAGATGCCCACAAGGGCGACAAGGCCAGCGAGCACGAGATGGAGAAGATATTTGGAACGAGCGATCCATACGAGGTCGCCAAGATAATCCTGAGAAAGGGAGAGGTTCAGCTGACGGCTGAGCAGAGGAGGCAGATGCTCGAGGACAAGAAGAAGTACATAGCGACGATAATCCACCGCCATGCAGTTGATCCGAGGACGGGCTATCCCCATCCAGTCGACAGGATCCTCAGGGCAATGGAAGAGGCTGGAGTTCACGTGGATCTCTTCAAGGATGCAGAGGCACAGGTTCCCAAGGTGATAAAGGCGATAAGGCCTCTCCTCCCGATAAAGCTTGAGGTCAAGGTCATAGCCGTCAAGATACCGAGCGACTACGTCGGCAGGGCCTACGGGGAAGTGCGGAAGTTCGGCAACATAAAGAGGGAGGAGTGGGCCAGCGACGGCTCGTGGATGTTCCTGATCGAGATTCCCGGGGGAATAGAGGAGGAGTTTTATGAGAAACTCAACGCCCTTACCAAGGGCACCGCGATTACCAAACTGATAGAGAGGAAGGGCCTATGA
- a CDS encoding ASCH domain-containing protein: MEHVIALHQVYAELIFRGLKTVEVRKRKAFDEGDLVFLYIARGNPYELRDTLRRLNLHEEQTLTQRGTIAGGFEVGEVIKADLETLWEMAKETSGLTLVHGENGKNWLANYIKDYGYVFTIERPFLFKEPMSREEMKERYGIHVEGIIHLSRKTRKPWVRALIEDLLTRDYFYP; the protein is encoded by the coding sequence ATGGAGCACGTCATAGCGCTCCACCAGGTTTACGCCGAGCTGATATTCAGGGGCCTCAAAACGGTCGAGGTCAGGAAGAGGAAGGCCTTCGACGAGGGTGACCTGGTGTTCCTCTACATAGCGCGGGGAAACCCCTACGAGTTGAGGGACACGCTGAGGAGGCTCAACCTTCACGAGGAGCAGACGCTAACCCAGAGGGGGACAATCGCTGGAGGCTTTGAGGTCGGCGAGGTGATAAAGGCCGACCTCGAGACCCTCTGGGAGATGGCGAAGGAGACGAGCGGTTTAACCCTTGTCCACGGTGAGAATGGGAAGAACTGGCTGGCCAACTACATCAAGGACTACGGCTACGTTTTCACAATCGAAAGGCCGTTCCTCTTCAAGGAACCGATGAGCAGGGAGGAGATGAAGGAGCGCTACGGAATCCACGTCGAGGGCATAATCCACCTCTCAAGGAAGACGAGAAAGCCGTGGGTTAGGGCTCTAATCGAGGATTTGCTCACGAGGGACTACTTCTACCCCTGA
- a CDS encoding sodium ion-translocating decarboxylase subunit beta — protein sequence MATFVDFLSTMGLLHLTVGNLIMIAVGLTLVYLAIRYEMEPLLLLPIGITAVLVNLPLNGIANCSTVGPLCHHPGLLDIVYHYLIKTEIVPLLIFFGLGAMTDFGPLIADPKTALLGAAAQIGVFVAMLTALALGFNIHEAASIGIIGGADGPTTIYLTTKLAPQILAATAVAAYSYMSLVPLIQPPIIKALTSPEERRIRMEQLRPVSKREKILFPIVTMIVIGLLVPSAAPLIGMLMMGNLFRESGVVPRLTKAAQEELMNIVTIFLGLGVGSTMRAESFLTAQTLMILGLGVVAFASATAGGVLFGKLMMKLSGGKINPMIGAAGVSAVPMSARVVQRLASEEDPGNFILMHAMGPNVAGVIGTAVVAGVFLALLG from the coding sequence ATGGCGACGTTCGTGGACTTCCTGAGCACGATGGGCCTGCTCCACCTCACGGTAGGGAACCTCATCATGATCGCAGTGGGCCTGACGCTGGTTTACCTGGCCATACGCTACGAGATGGAGCCGCTGCTTCTGCTCCCGATAGGAATAACAGCGGTGCTCGTTAACCTTCCGCTCAACGGCATAGCCAACTGTTCAACCGTTGGGCCGCTCTGCCACCACCCGGGCCTGCTCGACATAGTCTACCACTACCTCATCAAGACGGAGATAGTGCCGCTCCTCATATTCTTCGGCCTCGGGGCGATGACCGACTTCGGACCGCTAATCGCTGACCCCAAGACAGCGCTCCTCGGTGCTGCCGCCCAGATAGGCGTCTTCGTGGCGATGCTTACGGCCCTCGCGCTGGGCTTCAACATACACGAGGCCGCTTCAATAGGAATCATCGGCGGTGCAGACGGACCGACGACGATTTATCTGACCACCAAGCTCGCGCCCCAGATACTCGCCGCGACAGCGGTAGCAGCCTACAGCTACATGAGCTTGGTTCCATTGATTCAGCCGCCCATCATAAAGGCCCTCACCAGCCCGGAGGAGAGACGCATAAGGATGGAGCAGTTGAGGCCAGTTTCAAAGCGCGAGAAAATCCTCTTCCCGATAGTCACGATGATAGTCATAGGCCTGCTCGTCCCCAGCGCGGCACCGCTGATAGGAATGCTCATGATGGGCAACCTCTTCCGCGAGAGCGGCGTGGTTCCAAGGCTCACCAAGGCCGCTCAGGAGGAGCTCATGAACATCGTGACGATATTCCTCGGCCTCGGCGTCGGCTCGACGATGAGAGCGGAGAGCTTCCTCACAGCCCAGACGCTCATGATCCTCGGCCTCGGTGTGGTCGCCTTTGCCAGCGCCACCGCCGGTGGAGTGCTCTTCGGAAAGCTCATGATGAAGCTCTCTGGAGGCAAAATAAACCCGATGATTGGAGCGGCCGGTGTTTCAGCGGTTCCGATGAGCGCGCGCGTTGTCCAGAGGCTGGCCAGCGAAGAAGACCCAGGCAACTTCATCCTCATGCACGCCATGGGTCCGAACGTTGCCGGCGTCATTGGAACGGCCGTCGTCGCCGGGGTCTTCCTCGCGCTCCTCGGCTGA
- the rrp4 gene encoding exosome complex RNA-binding protein Rrp4: MRRIFVKPRELVVPGTLLAQGPFKNGRGTFREGNRIYSTVVGLVEVRGDLIRVIPLEGPYIPEVGDNVLGKIVDVRFSNWTVDIGAPYQANLRVQDAVEERIDLLKTDLRKIYDIGDIIYAKIKAYNEVNQIDLTTKGMPFKGGPLRGGQLVTITPSKVPRVIGKGGSMINMIKKLTGTRIIVGQNGWVWVSGKNDELEKLAVEAILKVDRESHTQGLTDRVKEFLLSRLRDLKERGVIEEIPQLDENDEGEGK; the protein is encoded by the coding sequence ATGAGGAGGATTTTTGTAAAACCAAGGGAGTTAGTGGTTCCCGGGACGCTGTTGGCCCAGGGACCCTTTAAGAACGGAAGAGGAACCTTCAGAGAAGGGAACAGGATATACTCGACTGTGGTAGGACTTGTTGAGGTCAGGGGAGACCTTATACGGGTTATACCCCTTGAGGGACCATACATACCCGAGGTCGGTGACAACGTCCTCGGAAAGATCGTGGACGTCAGGTTCTCCAACTGGACCGTTGACATCGGAGCGCCGTACCAGGCCAACCTTCGCGTTCAAGATGCAGTTGAGGAGCGCATAGACCTGCTCAAAACCGATCTGAGGAAGATCTACGACATCGGTGACATAATCTACGCGAAGATCAAGGCCTACAACGAGGTCAACCAGATCGACCTGACGACCAAGGGCATGCCCTTCAAGGGCGGCCCGCTGAGGGGAGGTCAGCTCGTCACGATAACCCCGTCCAAGGTTCCGAGGGTCATCGGAAAGGGAGGCTCGATGATCAACATGATCAAGAAGCTGACCGGAACGAGGATCATAGTGGGCCAGAACGGCTGGGTCTGGGTGAGCGGCAAGAACGACGAGCTCGAAAAGCTGGCCGTGGAGGCTATCCTCAAGGTTGACCGCGAGAGCCACACCCAGGGACTCACCGACAGGGTTAAGGAGTTCCTCCTCTCCCGGCTCAGGGACCTCAAGGAGAGGGGAGTGATCGAGGAGATACCCCAGCTTGATGAGAACGACGAGGGTGAAGGAAAATGA
- a CDS encoding HIT family protein produces the protein MKCPFCEPKEENVLYEDGLIRILIDSYPASRGHLLVVPRRHVERWEDLMEEEKTALLKGMELAMKVLREALKPDAFNVGMNLGKEAGQTVPHLHLHVIPRWKGDSKNPRGGVRKAVLDLEDENLNLKERWMRNRMSEEELKRLREVLNSLIGNFSDEK, from the coding sequence ATGAAGTGCCCGTTCTGCGAGCCGAAGGAGGAGAACGTTCTCTACGAGGACGGACTCATCAGAATCCTCATAGACTCGTATCCAGCGAGCAGAGGCCATCTCCTCGTCGTTCCGAGGAGGCACGTTGAGAGGTGGGAGGATCTAATGGAGGAGGAGAAAACCGCCCTCCTGAAGGGAATGGAGCTGGCCATGAAGGTCCTCCGCGAGGCGCTCAAGCCGGACGCCTTTAACGTCGGCATGAACCTTGGAAAGGAAGCTGGCCAAACTGTTCCGCACCTGCACCTTCACGTTATCCCGCGCTGGAAGGGCGACAGCAAAAATCCGAGGGGCGGGGTTAGAAAGGCCGTTCTCGATCTGGAGGACGAGAACCTGAACCTCAAGGAGAGATGGATGAGGAACAGAATGAGCGAGGAGGAGCTTAAAAGGCTGAGGGAAGTGTTAAACTCGCTGATCGGGAACTTCTCAGATGAAAAGTGA
- a CDS encoding cell division protein SepF: MGLFDSILKKEEKKPKKKPEAVKEAVAKKEEKPLPRDVEVIPLEEDVLAREIVKPHFKYVKKIVVTSYSDLERISEELQEGNLVLVDLSPLEIKPEILEKVVEQIKGMTAALGGQVVKVCKAEIRLLLTPEDVKIAK, from the coding sequence ATGGGCCTGTTCGATAGCATTCTCAAAAAGGAGGAGAAAAAACCCAAGAAGAAGCCCGAGGCCGTCAAAGAGGCCGTGGCGAAGAAGGAGGAGAAGCCCCTGCCGAGGGACGTTGAGGTCATCCCCCTTGAGGAGGACGTTCTCGCCAGGGAGATAGTAAAACCCCACTTCAAATACGTGAAGAAGATCGTGGTCACGAGCTACTCCGATCTCGAGAGGATCTCCGAGGAACTCCAGGAGGGCAACCTCGTTCTCGTCGATCTGAGCCCCCTCGAGATAAAACCGGAGATCCTGGAGAAGGTCGTTGAGCAGATCAAGGGCATGACCGCTGCCCTGGGCGGACAGGTCGTCAAGGTCTGTAAGGCGGAGATAAGGCTTCTCCTCACCCCTGAGGACGTTAAGATTGCCAAATGA
- the rrp42 gene encoding exosome complex protein Rrp42 encodes MSDVEVMAGIMRDRILNLLKEGKRIDGRSFEEYRDIEIKTGFIEKAEGSAWVRLGGTRVLVGIKVDVGEPFPDLPDRGVMTTNVELVPLASPTFEPGPPDERAIELARVIDRGIRESQAVELEKLVIVPGKLVRVVFIDVHVLDHDGNLFDATGLAAMAALLTTRVPKVEYNEETGEIVKLDEYEPLPVRRIPLPVTFAKIGSSIIVDPNLDEETVMDSRITITTDETGHISAVQKGEGGSFKLEEVMYAIDTALKKADELRKILLEAVGSAS; translated from the coding sequence ATGAGTGACGTTGAGGTCATGGCCGGCATAATGAGGGACAGGATACTCAACCTCCTCAAGGAGGGGAAGAGAATCGACGGCCGCTCCTTCGAGGAGTACAGGGACATCGAGATAAAGACGGGCTTCATCGAGAAGGCCGAGGGCTCGGCGTGGGTCAGACTCGGTGGTACGAGAGTTCTCGTTGGAATAAAGGTCGACGTTGGGGAACCCTTCCCGGATCTCCCGGACAGGGGTGTCATGACGACCAACGTGGAGCTGGTTCCCCTTGCCTCGCCAACGTTTGAACCTGGCCCGCCGGATGAAAGGGCGATAGAGCTCGCCCGCGTCATTGACAGGGGTATCAGGGAGAGCCAGGCCGTTGAGCTTGAGAAGCTCGTTATCGTGCCCGGTAAGCTCGTCAGGGTTGTGTTCATAGACGTTCACGTTTTGGACCACGATGGAAACCTCTTCGACGCCACAGGTCTGGCCGCGATGGCGGCCCTGCTGACGACCCGGGTTCCCAAGGTCGAGTACAACGAGGAAACTGGCGAGATAGTCAAGCTCGACGAGTACGAGCCCCTGCCGGTGAGGCGCATTCCCCTCCCCGTAACATTCGCCAAGATCGGTTCGAGTATTATCGTCGATCCGAACCTCGACGAGGAAACCGTGATGGACAGCAGGATAACGATAACGACCGACGAAACCGGCCACATCTCGGCGGTTCAGAAGGGCGAAGGCGGGAGCTTCAAGCTCGAGGAGGTTATGTACGCCATTGACACGGCCCTCAAGAAGGCCGATGAACTGAGGAAGATCCTGCTCGAGGCCGTTGGTTCGGCTTCCTGA
- the rrp41 gene encoding exosome complex exonuclease Rrp41 produces MMGRPEGLKLIDENGRRIDGRKKYELRKIHMEVGVLKNADGSAYIEWGKNKILAAVYGPREIHPKHLQRPDTAVLRVRYNMAPFSVEERKKPGPDRRSVEISKVIRGALEPALILEMFPRTVVDVFIEVLQADAGTRVAGITAASLALADAGVPMRDLVAACAAGKIDGEIVLDLNKDEDNYGEADVPVAIMPLKNDITLLQMDGYLTKEEFIEAVKLAIKGAKAVYQKQREALKEKYLKIAQEVAGDE; encoded by the coding sequence ATGATGGGTAGGCCAGAGGGTTTGAAGCTCATCGATGAGAACGGCAGGAGAATAGACGGAAGGAAGAAGTACGAGCTGAGGAAAATCCACATGGAGGTCGGTGTTCTGAAGAACGCCGACGGCTCCGCCTACATCGAATGGGGTAAGAACAAGATACTCGCGGCAGTTTACGGGCCAAGGGAAATCCACCCGAAACACCTTCAAAGGCCAGATACCGCCGTTCTGCGCGTCCGCTACAACATGGCTCCCTTCAGCGTTGAGGAGAGGAAGAAGCCGGGCCCGGACAGGAGGAGCGTTGAAATAAGCAAGGTTATCAGGGGAGCGCTTGAGCCCGCCTTAATCCTCGAGATGTTCCCGAGAACTGTCGTCGATGTTTTTATCGAGGTTCTGCAGGCCGATGCGGGAACTAGGGTTGCCGGAATAACGGCCGCGTCCCTCGCCCTGGCGGATGCGGGCGTCCCCATGAGGGACCTCGTTGCCGCTTGCGCCGCCGGAAAGATCGACGGCGAGATAGTCCTCGACCTCAACAAGGACGAGGACAACTACGGCGAGGCCGACGTTCCGGTCGCCATAATGCCCCTCAAGAACGACATAACGCTCCTTCAGATGGACGGCTACCTTACCAAAGAGGAGTTCATCGAGGCCGTTAAGCTCGCGATAAAGGGCGCGAAGGCGGTCTACCAGAAGCAGAGGGAGGCTCTGAAGGAGAAGTACCTCAAGATCGCCCAGGAGGTGGCGGGAGATGAGTGA
- a CDS encoding acetyl-CoA carboxylase biotin carboxyl carrier protein subunit — translation MKVKVIIDGREYEVEVEELSGGKFRVSFEGKSYEVKAEGLGIALPSVPETASAPVSAPAPASVPVSAPAPAPSPAPASASPNTVTAPMPGKILRVLVSEGQEVKTGQGLVVLEAMKMENEIPAPKDGVVKKIYVKEGDTVNTGDPLVELG, via the coding sequence ATGAAGGTTAAGGTCATCATCGATGGAAGGGAGTACGAGGTTGAGGTTGAAGAGCTCTCGGGTGGAAAGTTCAGGGTCAGCTTCGAGGGCAAGAGCTACGAGGTCAAGGCCGAAGGGCTGGGAATAGCGCTCCCGAGCGTTCCCGAAACTGCCAGCGCTCCGGTTTCTGCTCCGGCTCCTGCGTCGGTTCCTGTCTCCGCTCCGGCGCCGGCTCCTTCGCCTGCCCCCGCGAGTGCCTCGCCCAACACAGTTACCGCCCCAATGCCGGGTAAGATTCTCAGGGTCCTCGTGAGCGAGGGGCAGGAAGTCAAGACTGGCCAGGGTTTGGTTGTGCTTGAGGCCATGAAGATGGAGAACGAGATTCCGGCTCCGAAAGATGGCGTTGTGAAGAAAATCTACGTGAAGGAAGGGGACACCGTGAACACCGGCGACCCACTCGTAGAACTCGGGTGA
- a CDS encoding CBS domain-containing protein: protein MRVKTIMTKDPVVIELPATRGYALELFKKYKVRSFPVVSKKTGQLAGIISIKRVLLHPDEDQLAMLIRREVPVVKPNDDLKKAVRKMLEMDYRRVVVVDDDGKVVGILTVGDIVRRYLAKNEKLKDITIEPYYQRNVSVVWQGTPLKAALKALLLCNAMAIPVIDDEGNLVGMVDETDILKDSEVIRVMKQTSLSASSEEDWILESNPTLLFEKAELQLPKKPVKDIMNPNLIVATPHMSVYDVAQKMVQYHIEQLPVIKGEGELVGIVRDMDIIKVILNK, encoded by the coding sequence ATGAGGGTCAAGACAATAATGACCAAGGACCCTGTGGTTATCGAGCTTCCCGCAACGAGGGGTTATGCGCTCGAACTGTTTAAAAAGTACAAGGTCAGGTCTTTTCCCGTTGTGAGCAAGAAAACCGGCCAGCTGGCCGGAATAATAAGCATCAAACGCGTTCTTCTCCATCCGGATGAGGACCAGCTCGCCATGCTCATAAGAAGGGAGGTGCCCGTCGTCAAACCCAACGACGACCTGAAGAAGGCCGTCAGGAAGATGCTGGAAATGGACTACCGCCGCGTCGTCGTTGTGGACGATGACGGTAAGGTCGTCGGCATACTCACCGTTGGGGACATCGTGAGGAGGTACCTGGCCAAAAACGAGAAGCTCAAGGACATAACGATCGAGCCCTATTACCAGAGGAACGTCAGCGTCGTGTGGCAGGGAACGCCGCTAAAGGCCGCGCTCAAGGCCCTTCTCCTGTGCAACGCCATGGCCATCCCGGTCATAGACGACGAGGGCAACCTGGTGGGGATGGTGGACGAGACCGACATCCTCAAGGACAGCGAGGTCATCCGCGTCATGAAGCAGACGTCCCTCTCCGCGTCGAGCGAAGAAGACTGGATCCTCGAAAGCAATCCAACGCTCCTCTTCGAGAAAGCAGAGCTCCAGCTCCCGAAGAAGCCCGTGAAAGACATCATGAACCCCAACCTCATCGTCGCAACGCCCCACATGAGCGTCTACGACGTCGCTCAGAAGATGGTTCAGTACCACATCGAGCAGCTGCCGGTCATCAAAGGGGAAGGCGAGCTCGTCGGCATAGTCAGGGACATGGACATCATCAAGGTAATCCTCAACAAGTGA
- the psmA gene encoding archaeal proteasome endopeptidase complex subunit alpha: protein MAFVPPQAGYDRAITVFSPDGRLFQVNYAREAVKRGATAVGVKWNGGVVLAVEKRITSRLIEPSSYEKIFQIDDHIAAAPSGIIADARVLVDRARLEAQIYRLTYGEPVPLTVLVKKICDLKQAHTQYGGVRPFGAALLMAGVNEKPELYETDPSGAYFEWKAVAIGSGRNTAMAIFEEHYRDDIDMEGAIKLAILALAKTLEEPSPESIEVAYITLDEKRWKKLDKDEVAKYLNEILEEIKEEEVEETGEDYSELDQNY, encoded by the coding sequence GTGGCATTTGTACCGCCGCAGGCAGGTTACGACAGGGCTATAACCGTTTTCAGCCCCGATGGAAGGCTCTTTCAGGTAAACTACGCGAGGGAGGCAGTGAAGCGCGGGGCGACTGCGGTCGGGGTTAAGTGGAACGGCGGAGTGGTCTTGGCAGTTGAGAAGAGGATAACCAGCCGATTGATAGAACCCAGCAGTTACGAGAAGATCTTCCAGATCGACGACCACATCGCCGCCGCCCCGAGCGGCATAATAGCAGATGCGAGGGTTCTCGTTGACAGGGCCAGGCTGGAGGCTCAAATATACCGCCTCACCTACGGCGAACCCGTTCCGCTCACCGTTCTGGTGAAGAAAATCTGCGACCTCAAGCAGGCCCACACCCAGTACGGTGGTGTGAGGCCATTCGGTGCCGCTTTGCTCATGGCGGGCGTTAACGAGAAGCCCGAGCTCTACGAGACCGACCCGAGCGGTGCCTATTTCGAATGGAAGGCTGTCGCTATAGGAAGCGGCAGGAACACCGCGATGGCGATCTTCGAGGAGCACTACCGCGACGACATCGACATGGAAGGTGCCATAAAGCTCGCCATACTCGCTTTGGCAAAGACCCTCGAGGAGCCCAGTCCCGAGAGCATCGAGGTCGCCTACATAACCCTCGACGAGAAGCGCTGGAAAAAGCTTGATAAGGATGAGGTTGCAAAGTACCTCAATGAGATCCTCGAGGAGATCAAGGAAGAGGAAGTTGAGGAAACCGGGGAAGACTACTCCGAGCTCGATCAGAACTACTGA
- a CDS encoding homoserine dehydrogenase yields MEVRVSLFGFGNVGRAVARVLIEKERFFREKYGLSFRVVSVSDTSGTVWLPEGIDLSEALLVKENFGKLSKWTNDYEVYNFSPAEAVKEIEADVIIDVTNDRNAHFWHLEALRDGKAVVTSNKPPLAFHYAELIGEAERRGLPYLFEATVMAGTPIIGLLRENLLGDTVRRIKAVLNATTTFILSRMEQGIDFERAVKQAQELGIAERDPSNDVLGIDVGYKATILHCVAFGPITFDEITVKGIAEVTVDEVKRALAKGKRSRLVATIEENNVKVVPEEVSGPLAVSSNENVALIETDLLGELLVKGAGAGLKETASGVVSDLVKASLGLRK; encoded by the coding sequence ATGGAGGTAAGGGTCAGTCTCTTCGGCTTCGGCAACGTTGGCAGAGCCGTTGCTCGCGTTTTGATTGAAAAGGAGCGCTTTTTCCGGGAGAAATACGGTTTGTCCTTCAGGGTCGTCAGCGTCTCCGACACGAGCGGAACCGTGTGGCTTCCCGAGGGCATCGATTTGAGCGAGGCCCTCCTCGTCAAGGAGAACTTTGGAAAGCTCAGTAAATGGACCAACGACTACGAGGTCTACAACTTCTCGCCGGCCGAGGCGGTTAAAGAGATTGAGGCCGATGTGATTATTGACGTGACCAACGATAGAAACGCCCACTTCTGGCATTTGGAGGCGCTGAGGGACGGGAAGGCCGTCGTTACGAGCAACAAGCCCCCGCTGGCGTTCCACTACGCGGAGCTAATCGGAGAAGCCGAGCGGAGAGGTCTGCCCTACCTTTTCGAGGCAACTGTTATGGCCGGGACGCCAATCATCGGGCTCCTCCGCGAGAACCTGCTCGGCGACACGGTAAGGAGAATAAAGGCCGTCCTGAACGCGACGACGACGTTCATACTCTCCAGGATGGAACAGGGGATTGACTTCGAGAGGGCAGTGAAGCAGGCGCAGGAGCTTGGCATAGCGGAGCGCGACCCGAGCAACGACGTCCTCGGAATTGACGTCGGCTATAAAGCCACAATTCTCCACTGCGTTGCCTTCGGGCCGATTACCTTCGACGAGATTACCGTCAAGGGCATCGCGGAGGTTACGGTTGACGAGGTTAAGAGGGCCCTCGCAAAGGGAAAGAGGAGTAGGCTCGTCGCGACAATCGAGGAAAATAACGTTAAGGTCGTCCCGGAAGAGGTTTCAGGCCCTCTCGCCGTTTCGAGCAACGAGAACGTGGCGTTAATAGAAACCGACCTTCTGGGAGAGCTTCTGGTTAAGGGGGCCGGCGCCGGGCTCAAAGAGACGGCGAGCGGGGTCGTGAGCGACCTCGTGAAGGCATCGCTGGGGCTTAGGAAATAG